Proteins from a genomic interval of Candidatus Firestonebacteria bacterium RIFOXYD2_FULL_39_29:
- a CDS encoding preprotein translocase subunit YajC, whose product MVLTLGGNPQAGATASTEASAGSTFFPIIMLGVVFVIMYFVVLRPQSKEQKKHQEMLKALKKGDKVLTAGGIYGIIVGISDAEAKVVVRIDENTKVEIGKAYVVGVKPEGQAEQPVVK is encoded by the coding sequence AGGCAGGAGCTACGGCTTCAACGGAAGCATCGGCAGGAAGTACGTTCTTCCCGATAATAATGCTTGGGGTAGTGTTTGTGATAATGTATTTTGTGGTTCTTCGTCCTCAGAGTAAGGAACAAAAAAAGCATCAGGAGATGTTAAAAGCTTTAAAAAAGGGAGATAAAGTTCTTACCGCCGGCGGCATATATGGAATTATTGTCGGGATTTCTGATGCTGAAGCAAAAGTCGTAGTAAGAATTGACGAAAATACAAAAGTCGAAATAGGGAAGGCCTATGTTGTTGGAGTGAAACCTGAAGGCCAGGCAGAACAACCTGTTGTAAAGTGA